The DNA segment TATTCACCGCCACATACGATGGTTCTCAGACTGATCACTCACTCATGATTACGAGCCATACTCATGGATATAACCTACACTGTTCTTTATGATTATGACGTGATTAAATTATGATATGTATTTTATGATATAGTTTATGGTTAGTATTTATGATGAAAGTTATGACATTGAagaattaatgatgtattattttaagagcatgcatgcatattcatgatgagtatacactacaagaaaaatgcacaaatacaacacttaaaagacaacgcttttagtgaaaagtgttgtcgttttttaaaagacaacgcttttagtgaaaagcgttgtggttatattttttttattcatcaaaaagacaacgctttttttaaaACGCGTTGTCAATAAGCATTTTTTTTTGGGtcaaagcgttgtctttgagcgttttTTTCTCATGTatcacaacactttttaaaaagtgttgtagaaaaaatattatttttatttaaaataaaacataaaataaataatattacccAAGATCCCCAAATCAGAATTCAGAGCCCTTCTCGATTACTTCTCCGATCCGATCCGATCCTTTCTCCTTTTTCtctctttcaattcaaaatcCCATGTTGATTTTTGCTGTTCTTGCTCGATTCTTCGGACGATTTTTGAAGTGACTCAGACAAGCCCACCTCGCAACTGTTGTTCTCGCTCGGGCCGTCGGATATAATTCTCGTAATATTATGCCAAATTCTTGTAGCTCTCCCCGAATTCTTCTTTGATGTTGGACGGATTTCTTCTGCATTCCAGAATCTACAATGTTTGTGTAGGCAATGTCTTCTCATAATCACGGTATGTCTCTTGGCTTCGAAGCTGTTTGAGAACACGTGACGCCGGACAATGTTTGAGAACACGTGGATTCGAAGCTGTTTGAGAACACGTAATCACGGTATGTCTCTTGGCTTCGAAGCTGTttgagaaaaaatattattttttctatttttgcaTACCATCATGCTAGTTATATCAGTTTCTCTTCATATATACGATGTTTCTGTGTGTCTGTTCGAAGATGGTTGCGGATTATCTGTTGCTCTATTCTTTTTGTGATTTCattgtttgatatattttgattgGCTTATGCAAAACCGGTGCTGAAATATATAATTtggtttatttttcattttattgcCTGAAGGTTCTTTCAAAATATGACTttgctttcaaaaaaaaaatgagatgaCTTTGCTGAATAGTGTAATTTGCCTTTACCACTGCGTGTACCAATACCATCTCAATCGTCCACTTCGAACTATGAATTAAAATACCATACAAATTGGACAATTTGAAGATTAGAGTATTTTCTTACGACTTGCTAGTTTAGCAGCTCTTTCACCCGACCCATGGCTGCTTTGGTTCTTGGCCGGATTTTGAGAACTTTTTGAGTTTCTTTTTGGTATTCCTTTTAGGAAAGTTCTGCAAGATCCCGGAACACGTGACGCCGGACGATTTCGTCTACTCCGGGCTAGACATAGCCGGGAACACCTCCAATCCTCTGGGATCAAATCTCACTCAAGTCTTCCAGGATCAGCTACCAGGCCTCAACCATCAGGGAGTCGCGACGGTCAAAATCGAGCTCGCGCCTAAATGCCTCAATCCTCCCCACGCTCACCCTCGTGCCTTTGAGATCATTATCGTGTACCAAGGGACAATGTAGGTTGGTTTCATAGCCGCGAATCCGTCGAACCCGAATCTTCCCAACAAGCTCTATGTTAAGATACTGTGTCCAGGACAAGTTTACGTGTTCCCGCGGGGGGGCGATACACTTCCAATACAATGTTGGGAAAACCAGAGCTGTTGCATATGCCAGCTTCAACAGCCAGAATCCTGGAGTGGTGAGGATATTActagtttaataaaatatataaggtTGTAAATGTTTCTTTCCTAATGATGAACATGCTAGAATCCTTTAATTATATCTTCATTCATTGATCCCTTTTGCTGTTTCTTGCGGAGAAGATGGAATCCAAATTTTGTCCCTTTTCGTTCTTTTCATATTTCTGTTGTCTTGTAATTTTCTTTAGCTTTTGTTGCTCTATGGTAGGAaaagaaatttaattaaaacaaacattaataaaaattaattttgtccCTGCACAGGCAAATGTGTGCGTCTCTTTTGGGCATGCATGGTCACTCTGGTGAAAGCTGGGATGATCAGAGGTGACTTTAGTCTCAGGTGCTAATGTTACTTGGATATCACTCCTCCCATATGCTACTTGCGCTTTACTTCAcctctatatattttttaatctttataattttaatttggtGCAAAGACACCCTTTCgtgaaataataattaatttaatgacgATTTCGATCTTAATTTCTTGTTCAAGGAAGTAGTTAGATATCCAGGGACGAACTCAGTAAATTAAATTGAGGGaaatcaaaatgatttttaaattatttttaaaaaattactgTTATTATAAATTTGGAGGCGACACAAACATACGAGAAAATGATCAAATTAGTTGAGGGATAGTTGCAACCATTGACCTTCCTTGACTCCGTCCCTGAGGATATTTAAATTGAACTTAAGAAATTTGAATGTCCTTACATGTGTTTAATTTCtagttttttatattaaatttaattatgataTGAACAAGATAAATTGCTCATTCATAGGGTTCaatttattgttgttgttattattttattgttgttcacttttttttttcttctagaTGAAACAATTGGTGAAActctttttttactttttatttcGCTAGCTATAAATAAGAAAACCATAAGTCTTTATTGCCTTATGCAAAACCGGTGCTGAAATATATAATTTGGtttattttgcattttattGTCTGAAGGTTCTTTCAAAATATGACtttgctttcaaataaaaaaaatgagatgACTTTGCTGAATAGTGTAATTTGCCTTTACCACTGCGTGTACCAATACCATCTCAATCGTCCACTTCGAACTATGAATTAAAATACCATACAAATTGGACAATTTGAAGATTAGAGTAATTTCTTACGACTTGCTAGTTTAGCAGCTTTTTCACCCGACCCATGGCTGCTTTGGTTCTTGGCCGGATTTTGAGAAATTTTTGAGTTTCTTTTTGGTATTCCTTTTAGGAAAGTTCTGCAAGATCCCGGAACACGTGACGCCGGACGATTTCGTCTACTCCGGGCTAGACATAGCCGGGAACACCTCCAATCCTCTGGGATCAAATCTCACTCAAGTCTTCCAGGATCAGCTACCAGGCCTCAACCATCAGGGAGTCGCGACGGTCAAAATCGAGCTCGCGCCTAAAGGCCTCAATCCTCCCCACGCTCACAGAGGGCATTGTTGGTAGAGTTTGACCTGCCTTACAAAGCTGTAAGCAGTGCTGAATATGAGGTACTCTATTCTGTTTTCATGTTTTTGAAAATGTTATAGCTACAGGTTACGGCCATAGGCCAATCTTCTTCTTTAATGCATGAAAACTGAAAAGACCGGGTTGATATGTAACTATATACTTCATTTTTTCAGAGTATAAAGGAAAAATTGAACCAGGTGGTACGCTCCAATGGACAATCCTTATCCAATGGTAGAAAGCAAGGGGCAGCGTCTCCGTGCGCCGCGTGCAAGCTTCTTCGGCGGAGATGTACGCAGGATTGCGTATTTTCGCCGTATTTTCCTGCGACGAGCCCCACAAATTTGCTAGCTTTCACAAAGTGTTTGGTGCCAGCAATGTCAACAAGATGCTCCAGGTTGGTTTATGTTTCATTCCCAATATAAATCGAATTTTTTTCAAGTTTTATTGCAAAATATAATGTCGAGTGATACAGGTGGTTATTTTGGGATCATTTGGGTCCTAGTAactttttggtttttatttatatttctatTAACTTATATTATtcatgatatattaattttaaaaagaaaaggcgtagtattatgaataatattaaaatCTTTGTGAAACAAAGCTGAATTATCTTAATTTTCCGGATAATAAATATGGTGGAAGCAAAATTTACTTTCAACATTTAATTTCCACGCTGCCACATTGCTTTATTACAACTTTTTCACATTTTAATTTTCTCATAAAATCAACCTTGATAATGGATGGCAACTAATTAGAAAATGCACTTATAGgttgttttaaaaaaagaataatGTGTAGATCATACCTAATAAAGTTTCTTGATTTCATGCAGCTATTGCACTTGCATCTCCAGTTGTCTTCATAAATTCAGGGTCTTTTGAGCTCATCAAGGATTCCATCAAGTATCTAACCGAATCCATTGTCATTCGTTTCAGCATTTAGTATGATTATTAGTTACTGTTTCATGTTCACTTAGCATCTCATGGCTTCATGTGCAGGATATTGGAGGGGCACAAAGATACCTTCATTCATATTAAGCATAAGAAGGTACAAATAATAAAGTTGACTAGATTTTCAATcacttaaaattttgttttgtatatATTCTCATGCTTTGGTATTGTTAGAAACCTGCACATTTAGAGCGGTTTTGTTGGTGCACGTGGGATGCTTTCTATAAAGATGTCAATCCACTGGGCATTAAAGAAGGGCTCGATAGGTACACTGAAATTTTCAGATTTAAATTTCTTACGAAAAGTGTTACCTTGTTCATAATGAATTTGTGAGTAGAAGCTATGTTTCAATAATCTGTTGTACATGATTGGaagattgtatattaaattttattttagaaatttttgaatttcttattattttgtagtGTAGAATTATTCGCGGGTTCTCTGTTACCGTCTCTTGAGTTCGGAATTAGCAGGAACACCAGAAGACCGTCCGTAAATACTCTAATCTTCGATTGATGCATTTCACCTTTCAATTATATTGATTTTCCTTTAATAATTTATGTAATATATTCATTTCAAGCTGCAGAATTCGAAGATTAGGGGAAAATTATGCTTATTGAGAGCTAATCCGCCATCAATTTCATTGGTATGGCTTTATGTTTCTGCGAATTCGGCTTCTGTGCGTAGTGCTGATATATCTCCAAATGGAAGAATTATGCCTTTTATTTTGCGTTTGGTTGTCTTGATACCATTTGTAGTATTTTCTTCTGGAAATGCTAATTCCTTTGTTCGATAAAGAAAAACTCTTCTTTGTTTATTCAATCATGCTGAAATTCTGGTACCCGCGTGGAGTGGTGGGTGATTTCTTTGTGGAAAGATCCGAGTCACCGTTTCTCAATAATCAATATAGCTTATTAATTTTGTTAAAATAAGATACTTATTAATGGATTCTATTTTGgatgttttttgttttaaaattctGTCCGCTGGTGAATTTTGTCTCTTCAATCTTTATTCTTGGTATGACTTGTCTTGtgtttctattttttatttcagaaaCAATTTTCTTGGAGTAAAAATTTTTCCAAGAGAATACATAGACGAGTATGCACCATCCCCTGTAGATATCACGTGTTTAAATCTGTTGTACATGATTGGAAGAGTAATTAAAATTTCTGCCAAGATGTTGAGAAATTTttgctaaaatttcaaaatgtcTTCGTGCAAGGATCAAGCTATTGAGCCcttaaatttaaaatagaggaatttcatttcattttaatttattttatattttatcatagTTTTGATACATGTCGTGCAAGGATCAAGCTATTGAGCCCTtacatagtttttttttttttgcccatTTTCTCCTTTTTTCCTTGAATGTCAGGTAGCTGGAGTGAGTTATATTTCCCACTGATCCGAATCAACATTCTAACTTCTTGAATCTCTTTGTTGTTGAGTCTATACCTTCCACGCTAAGCTAGTTCATATTctactttattattattattttttgtgtcACATATTCTGAAAATGATTTTCGGTACCGAAAGGTCCATAATTTACCAAAAGAGTTGTCTTGGTTATGATTATGAGAAAGCAGTACAAGTAAGATTTtctgattatttttaaaatggtCGACTATTTTCGCACTTGAACACCACAAAAACTGATTCATTTTGAGATTCAAGCAGATTAGAGGAGATGTTCGAATAATTTTCTATGAAAAACTAATTGGAGGGCATCTCTTCTATGCTTGCTTCAACACAGCTTTCATTACTAGCAGTTTGTTGCAGGTACCTTCTTCACCTGTACTTCTTACATTCCCAACAGACTCTAATATTTACAGATTTATACACATCATAACTGCTGCTGTGAGTTTTAATTTCTGAATAAATAGTTCATTTGGTGCCATTTTTGTCCACCGACTGATGTTTGGTATAAGTCACAATTGTTGTTGTTGACTGTTCTTGGAGGGCTTCCATTGGCAGTAACCTTGACGTAAGTGTGTCATTAAATTGTCTGTTATCAGCCACCTACCATTTTCCCATCTCCAATATTGTTATTCATGAGCTTGATT comes from the Henckelia pumila isolate YLH828 chromosome 1, ASM3356847v2, whole genome shotgun sequence genome and includes:
- the LOC140860491 gene encoding uncharacterized protein; this translates as MVTLVKAGMIRGKFCKIPEHVTPDDFVYSGLDIAGNTSNPLGSNLTQVFQDQLPGLNHQGVATVKIELAPKGLNPPHAHRGHCCYRWYAPMDNPYPMVESKGQRLRAPRASFFGGDQCQQDAPAIALASPVVFINSGSFELIKDSIKILEGHKDTFIHIKHKKKPAHLERFCWCTWDAFYKDVNPLGIKEGLDSVELFAGSLLPSLEFGISRNTRRPSNSKIRGKLCLLRANPPSISLIRGDVRIIFYEKLIGGHLFYACFNTAFITSSLLQFIWCHFCPPTDVWYKSQLLLLTVLGGLPLAVTLTLAYSMKKMMADKTLVRRISACETMGSATTNCSDKRGTLTWPR